One genomic region from Evansella sp. LMS18 encodes:
- a CDS encoding TetR family transcriptional regulator → MRRTKEEAARTRKAIIDSAEKLFIEKGYEATSLQDIASSAGLTRGAVHWHFQNKQGILTAIRERIELPLEKLAELLAKNELSDPLGALADTISYILHEFQSDSRLKKLTKLLLKYELSRTDEHVSGLSMEQKARLIVTEVLTRAKSEGSLPENWKPETGALAFVGLVSGLITEWVREDTDFKLVPDAENVVRAFLAAWGAKLPNITGSELAGQL, encoded by the coding sequence ATGAGGCGAACAAAGGAGGAAGCAGCCCGGACCCGTAAAGCTATTATTGATTCCGCTGAAAAACTTTTTATTGAAAAAGGTTATGAGGCTACGTCACTGCAGGACATAGCAAGCTCTGCAGGACTTACTAGGGGTGCTGTTCACTGGCATTTCCAGAATAAGCAGGGGATCTTAACAGCGATTCGTGAAAGGATTGAGCTGCCCCTGGAAAAACTGGCTGAATTACTGGCCAAAAACGAACTCAGCGATCCCCTTGGAGCTCTTGCTGATACGATTAGTTACATTCTGCACGAGTTCCAGTCTGACAGCCGGCTTAAAAAGCTTACGAAGCTGCTCCTAAAATATGAGCTCAGCAGAACAGATGAGCATGTTTCAGGATTATCCATGGAACAGAAAGCCAGGCTGATTGTCACTGAAGTTCTTACTCGTGCAAAAAGTGAAGGGTCATTACCTGAGAACTGGAAGCCGGAAACAGGTGCTCTTGCTTTTGTCGGGCTGGTGAGCGGGCTGATTACCGAGTGGGTACGCGAGGATACTGATTTTAAGCTTGTGCCCGATGCAGAAAACGTCGTCCGTGCTTTTCTGGCTGCATGGGGAGCAAAGCTTCCTAATATAACCGGAAGTGAACTGGCCGGACAGCTTTAA
- a CDS encoding GvpL/GvpF family gas vesicle protein, protein MQAEVNTKELIYLYAFIPTQEYEENKLTDIEGIDPDYNIEYYVFDEVTAVACLVKHEDFAEEVLQKKVEDMKWLQEKAYHHHERMNTLHNTYTVIPLKFGTIYEDKSRLEETLAEHKENIHTVFHKLSSKEEWNIKIFTDKEAFIKEVKENSPEVTKKVQEIEGLSKGKQFFEKKKLKDFIEKQADKEIDKYCESIHEKLETFSADKEVKKNWERKLTGRDDDMCWNGAYLFPKDKVEQVLQFISEEKDKAEKEGSSFKFEITGPWPAYHFSNFQTQGGE, encoded by the coding sequence ATGCAGGCAGAAGTGAATACAAAGGAACTGATATACTTATACGCCTTTATACCGACGCAGGAGTATGAAGAAAATAAGTTAACGGATATTGAAGGAATTGACCCGGACTATAACATAGAGTATTACGTTTTCGATGAAGTAACAGCAGTAGCGTGCCTTGTGAAGCATGAAGACTTTGCTGAAGAGGTGCTTCAAAAAAAGGTCGAGGATATGAAATGGCTTCAGGAGAAAGCTTATCACCACCATGAAAGAATGAATACTCTCCATAATACTTATACTGTTATCCCTTTGAAATTCGGGACAATCTATGAGGATAAAAGCAGGCTGGAAGAAACATTGGCAGAGCATAAGGAAAATATCCACACTGTTTTTCACAAATTATCCAGCAAGGAAGAATGGAATATTAAGATTTTTACAGATAAAGAAGCATTTATAAAAGAGGTTAAGGAGAACAGCCCTGAGGTTACAAAAAAGGTGCAGGAGATCGAAGGCCTCTCCAAAGGTAAACAATTCTTTGAAAAGAAAAAACTAAAGGATTTCATAGAGAAACAGGCTGATAAAGAAATTGACAAATACTGCGAGAGCATTCATGAAAAGCTGGAAACGTTCAGTGCAGATAAAGAGGTAAAGAAAAACTGGGAGAGAAAACTGACCGGACGGGACGATGATATGTGCTGGAACGGAGCGTACCTGTTCCCAAAAGACAAAGTGGAACAGGTCCTGCAATTTATAAGTGAAGAAAAAGACAAGGCTGAAAAAGAAGGATCCAGCTTTAAATTCGAAATAACAGGGCCATGGCCAGCCTATCACTTCTCCAATTTCCAAACCCAGGGAGGTGAATAA
- a CDS encoding PolC-type DNA polymerase III, with protein MFWKKKKMHYQLTQDKPLNTPIRDLSFTVFDTETTGFSVGSTDRLIEIGAVQVEGLQVTDRTFQTYVNPGRDIPERITNLTGITEQQVANAPDAFEAIKKFYSFIETNESDSWVGHYLAFDITVLKKELLRCKYTFDEPLYIDTLDLIGFLAPSWDMRDLQHYALNFGTKIFRRHSAVGDALTTAHLFVELLRFLEDRGKTTLGDLSNITRPVNGSSVFHR; from the coding sequence ATGTTTTGGAAGAAAAAGAAAATGCACTATCAGCTGACTCAGGATAAGCCACTGAATACTCCAATTCGCGACCTGTCATTTACAGTTTTTGACACGGAAACTACTGGTTTCTCAGTGGGAAGCACAGACAGATTAATTGAGATAGGAGCAGTCCAGGTGGAGGGTCTGCAGGTAACTGACCGGACTTTCCAGACTTATGTCAATCCAGGAAGGGATATTCCAGAGCGAATTACAAATCTGACCGGGATAACTGAACAGCAAGTAGCAAATGCTCCAGATGCTTTTGAAGCTATTAAAAAATTTTATAGTTTCATTGAAACCAACGAGAGCGACAGCTGGGTCGGCCACTATCTTGCCTTCGACATAACCGTGCTTAAAAAAGAGCTTCTCCGCTGCAAATATACGTTTGACGAACCGCTTTATATCGATACACTCGATTTAATAGGCTTTCTTGCTCCATCCTGGGATATGCGGGACCTCCAGCATTATGCATTAAATTTCGGTACTAAGATTTTCAGGCGTCACAGTGCTGTTGGAGACGCTCTCACCACAGCACACCTTTTCGTTGAGCTGCTCCGCTTTCTCGAAGACCGTGGAAAAACAACGCTTGGCGATCTCTCCAATATTACAAGACCAGTGAATGGGAGTTCTGTATTTCATAGATAA
- a CDS encoding DUF294 nucleotidyltransferase-like domain-containing protein, translated as MMSKQNNYLEKAKNHPLFSGTPAAELEELLEQCDLNSYSRGDKILYAKSVREGLLLMLEGIAEVCVDTGQNPTDEEVLEVLEAGEIIGFSSLADFLGEANPHEENYTVEVNAAEDSVCLHIPYTVLEARWNDEAVRDYMIRQVAVRLREVYASLAEQVRLARQWGESDPFIRRVQDLMNQPPVTVTASTPVQEAARHMVEAGVSSLLITDKNDQLCGIITEKDIVSRVVSAGDSGHLTAEDIMTPEPVAVSRSAYYYEAMSKFLISGVKHLPVTDEGKPLGMVTLSDLFRKKSRGTFDVLQKIEHSTADNLHEVKHAIYGVLDKLIEDEIPTLHVMEVITNLYDRLVRHCTDLTLEKMAEQGHGKPPVSFVFFMMGSGGRGEQFMLSDQDHFLVYEDVPEEQAKNVESYFSTFGTYVTEMMEAAGYKRCRGDMMASSDKWRGTITRWEERLRTWGLRATNENILLGHNFLSFRYLYGNEELKGKFTQMVKEQLNKSRIFLYRAAEQEKQSPVPTLDHPIRALFRMKRDKIDIKKQALFPLYHGLQLLGARHGIVEGTPKERISLLEADNIFTSEFAEDLLFAYEVVLSIRVSQSWARYKRGEENSSVVHFVHMKSREKEELMHALKTIRSLQNKTLAAFGIM; from the coding sequence ATGATGAGCAAGCAAAATAATTATTTGGAAAAAGCAAAGAATCATCCTCTTTTCAGCGGCACTCCTGCCGCTGAACTGGAGGAACTGCTGGAGCAATGTGATTTGAACAGCTACAGCAGAGGCGATAAGATCCTCTACGCGAAATCTGTACGGGAGGGTCTTCTCCTTATGCTGGAGGGTATTGCGGAAGTGTGTGTGGATACTGGACAGAATCCCACGGACGAGGAGGTGCTTGAAGTCCTGGAAGCCGGTGAAATAATCGGTTTTTCCAGTCTCGCGGACTTTCTTGGTGAGGCTAATCCCCATGAAGAAAATTATACTGTTGAAGTCAACGCAGCTGAGGATTCCGTCTGTCTCCATATCCCGTACACAGTACTTGAAGCTCGCTGGAACGATGAAGCTGTCCGGGATTATATGATACGCCAGGTGGCTGTCCGGCTTCGGGAAGTATACGCTTCCCTTGCGGAACAAGTCAGGCTTGCCCGCCAATGGGGGGAAAGCGATCCTTTTATCCGCCGTGTGCAGGATTTGATGAACCAGCCCCCTGTTACTGTAACGGCCTCCACTCCAGTACAGGAGGCTGCCCGGCATATGGTCGAGGCCGGGGTCAGTTCACTTTTAATCACAGATAAGAATGATCAGCTTTGCGGTATTATAACTGAGAAAGATATCGTATCCCGCGTAGTCTCAGCAGGAGACAGCGGGCATCTGACAGCAGAGGATATTATGACTCCTGAACCGGTGGCTGTTTCCCGCTCCGCCTACTACTATGAAGCAATGTCCAAATTCCTGATCAGCGGTGTGAAGCATTTGCCGGTTACAGACGAAGGAAAGCCGCTCGGTATGGTTACTCTTTCCGACCTTTTCCGAAAGAAATCCCGGGGAACGTTCGATGTGCTGCAGAAAATCGAACACTCCACCGCCGATAATCTCCATGAAGTGAAACATGCCATTTATGGAGTTCTCGATAAGCTGATCGAGGATGAAATCCCTACACTGCATGTGATGGAGGTTATTACAAACCTGTATGATCGTCTGGTGCGGCACTGTACTGACCTTACCCTGGAAAAAATGGCAGAACAGGGCCACGGAAAACCGCCCGTTTCCTTTGTATTTTTCATGATGGGCAGCGGCGGCCGGGGCGAGCAGTTTATGCTGTCGGACCAGGATCACTTTTTAGTTTATGAGGACGTCCCCGAGGAACAGGCTAAGAATGTTGAGTCTTATTTCAGCACTTTTGGCACTTACGTTACAGAAATGATGGAAGCAGCAGGCTATAAGCGCTGCCGTGGGGATATGATGGCTAGTTCCGATAAGTGGAGGGGAACAATCACCCGCTGGGAGGAACGCCTTCGGACATGGGGACTCCGGGCGACGAACGAGAACATTCTGCTGGGCCATAATTTCCTTTCTTTCCGTTACTTGTATGGGAACGAAGAACTTAAGGGCAAATTTACGCAGATGGTAAAAGAGCAGTTAAATAAGTCCAGAATCTTTCTTTACCGGGCTGCTGAACAGGAGAAGCAGTCCCCGGTTCCAACACTGGATCATCCAATCAGGGCACTTTTCCGGATGAAACGGGATAAGATCGATATAAAAAAACAGGCACTCTTCCCTTTATATCATGGGTTGCAGCTTCTGGGCGCCCGACACGGCATCGTAGAAGGGACACCTAAAGAGCGGATCAGCCTTCTTGAAGCAGATAATATCTTTACCAGCGAGTTTGCAGAGGACCTCCTTTTCGCTTACGAAGTAGTACTGTCTATCCGTGTCTCCCAGTCATGGGCTCGGTACAAACGAGGAGAGGAAAACTCCAGCGTCGTCCACTTTGTGCACATGAAAAGCCGGGAGAAAGAAGAGCTGATGCACGCCCTGAAAACAATCCGTTCGTTGCAGAATAAGACGCTGGCCGCCTTTGGAATCATGTAA